The region AGACCGATATATTCATCTCCTCGCTGGTGGACACCTGGCTGCTCCTGCGGGACATCGAGCTGGGAGGCGAGCGCAACCGGGCGATGTATGTCCTCAAGTCGCGCGGCATGGCCCACTCCAACCAGATCCGCGAGTTCCTCCTGACCGACCGGGGCATCGAGCTGGCCGAGGTCTATCTCGGCGAGGCGGGAGTGCTGACCGGCTCGGCCAGGATGGCGCAGGAGGCGCGCGAGGCGGCGGTGGCGCTGCGCCGGCAGCAGGAAATCGACGCCAAGCGGCGCGAGCTGAATCGGAAGCGTGAGGCCCTGGAGGCCCACATCCTGGTGTTGCGCAAGGAGTTCGAAGCGGAAGAAGAGGAGGCGAAGCGGGTCATCGGACAGGAGCGGGCCCGCGCCGAGGTCATCCGGAAGGATCGGGATCGCATGGCAGCGAGCCGCAAGGCAGACGAGGGAGTCTCGACGGTCGAGCCAGGCCCTCGGTCCCGCAACGGCAAAGGAGTCGTGCATGAAAAAGCAGCCCAAAACCGTCGAGCAGGAACCAACGACAGAAAGAGAGGAAGTCTGGGCGCTGCGGCTCTACGTCGCCGGCCAGACGCCGAAGTCCGTCGCGGCCTTCGCGAACCTCAAAAAACTGTGTGAGGAGCACCTGCCGGGCAGGTACCGCATCGAGGTGATCGACCTGCTCGTGCAACCGCAGCTGGCGGCCGGGGACCAGATCGTGGCGATCCCGACCCTGGTGCGGAAGCTGCCGGAGCCGCTGCGCCGGATCGTGGGGGATCTGCGCAACTCCGAGCGGACCCTGGTGGGATTGAACCTGCGCCCTTCCTAAGAGTCCGGGCGCACTGAGCGCCCGAGAGAAAGTGTGAAGTCGATGAAGCATGCCAGGCGCGACAGCACGGCGGCGTTCGAGCGGTTGCTCGAGCGCGGGCCGAGCCAGGAGCGCTACGTGCTGCGCCTGTACGTCACCGGGATGACGCCGCGCTCCTCGGAGGCGGTGGCCGCGGTGAAGTCGATCTGCCGGGAGCATCTCGAGGGGCGCTACGAGCTGGAGGTCATCGACCTTTACCAGCAGCCGCACCTTGCCCGCGAGGCGCAGATCGTCGCCATGCCCACGCTGGTCAAGAAGCTGCCCCGCCCTTTGCGACGCTTGATCGGCGACCTGCAGGACGAGGACCGGGTCCTCGCCGGATTGAACCTGGAGCCCAAGCCGCATGGAGCCAAATCCTGATCCGGTTCCGCGAGGCAGAGTTCCGATGACGAAGCCGGAGACCAAGAAAAGCGCCTCCGCGACGCTCGAGGACCTGGAGGCGCGCAACGCCGAGCTGGACGCCCGGCTGCGCGAAGCCGAAGAAACCATCCATGCCATCCAGAAGGGCGCCGTCGACGCCTTCGTCCTGGAGGAAGCGAACAGTCACCGCGTCTACACCCTGGAGGGTGCGGACCGCCCCTACCGCATCTTCGTCGAGGAGATGCAACAGGGGGTGGCGACGCTGCACGCGGACGGCACCATCGTCTACTGCAACCGCCGGCTGCCCGAGCTGCTGAATATGCCGCCCGAGAAGCTGATGGGATCCCGGCTGCTCGACTTCGTCGTGGCGGAGGACCGCCCCATCTACGACGGCCTCCTGCGCCGGACGCAGGCAGGCTCGGGCCGGGGCGAGGCCCGTCTCCAGCGCGCCGGCGGAGGGCTGATCCCGGCCTATCTCACCTTTAGCGAGCTGCCGCCCGATTGCGGCGCGATGATCGGCGTGCTGGTCACCGATCTGACCAGCCAGAAGCACCACGAGCAGCTGGCGCTCGCGCAGCAGGCGCTGCGCGAGGCGGACCGCCGCAAGAACGAGTTCCTGGCGATGCTGGCGCACGAGCTGCGCAACCCGCTGGCGCCGATCCGCAACTCCATCAGCATCCTGCGCCAGCGGGGCGGCGAGCCGGTCCAGGAGACCTGCGAGATGCTCGAGCGCCAGGTGAGCCTGATGGTCCGGCTGGTGGACGACCTGGTCGACGTCAGCCGCATCACCCGGAACAAGATCGAGCTGCGCAAGGAGCGCGTCGAGCTGGCTGCGGTGGTGGAGCAGGCACTGGAGTGCATCCGCCCCGTCTGCGCCAGCCTGGGGCACGAGGTGACGATCCACCTGCCGGAGGAGCCTGTGGTCCTCGAGGGGGACCCGATCCGGCTGACCCAGGTCTTCGCCAACCTGCTGGACAATTCCTGCAAGTACATGGAGCGCGGCGGGCGGATCACGCTGAGCGCCGAGCTCGCCCCGCCGCGGGGAGATACTGCCGGCGAAGTGGCCGTGAGGGTCCGTGACCAGGGGATCGGAATCGCCCCGGACCAGCTGTCGCGCATCTTCGACATGTTCGCCCAGGTCGACACATCCCTCGAGCGTGCCAAAAGCGGGCTGGGCATCGGGCTGACGCTGGTGAAGAGCCTGGTGGAGCTG is a window of Candidatus Polarisedimenticolia bacterium DNA encoding:
- a CDS encoding circadian clock KaiB family protein, giving the protein MRLYVAGQTPKSVAAFANLKKLCEEHLPGRYRIEVIDLLVQPQLAAGDQIVAIPTLVRKLPEPLRRIVGDLRNSERTLVGLNLRPS
- a CDS encoding circadian clock KaiB family protein, with translation MKHARRDSTAAFERLLERGPSQERYVLRLYVTGMTPRSSEAVAAVKSICREHLEGRYELEVIDLYQQPHLAREAQIVAMPTLVKKLPRPLRRLIGDLQDEDRVLAGLNLEPKPHGAKS
- a CDS encoding ATP-binding protein: MTKPETKKSASATLEDLEARNAELDARLREAEETIHAIQKGAVDAFVLEEANSHRVYTLEGADRPYRIFVEEMQQGVATLHADGTIVYCNRRLPELLNMPPEKLMGSRLLDFVVAEDRPIYDGLLRRTQAGSGRGEARLQRAGGGLIPAYLTFSELPPDCGAMIGVLVTDLTSQKHHEQLALAQQALREADRRKNEFLAMLAHELRNPLAPIRNSISILRQRGGEPVQETCEMLERQVSLMVRLVDDLVDVSRITRNKIELRKERVELAAVVEQALECIRPVCASLGHEVTIHLPEEPVVLEGDPIRLTQVFANLLDNSCKYMERGGRITLSAELAPPRGDTAGEVAVRVRDQGIGIAPDQLSRIFDMFAQVDTSLERAKSGLGIGLTLVKSLVELHGGAVEAHSEGPGRGCEFVVRLPVPGAPVARRLAPAAAAPETRSYRILVADDNRDSAQSLALLLKLMGHETHTAMDGVEAVEAAQTLHPDIVLLDIGMPRLNGYDACRRIREQPWSRSMTLIAQTGWGQEEDRRRTEEAGFDGHLIKPVDPDVLLKLVATLSTSTEN